The sequence TCAAAGGATCTTGCAGCAATAACAAGTTTCAAAAGAAAGGGTAAGAAGGTAGCTGCATACGTTGAAATAACAAGTAAAAAACATGAAGAACTCGCATCATACCTCGGAAGAACTGCAGACTACCTCATACTTCTTGGAAAGGACTGGACAGTCATACCACTTGAAAACATTATAGCAGACCTTCAAAAAGAAGATGTGAAACTCATAGCAGCAGTTTCAGACTACGATGAAGCCAAAGTTGCCCTTGAAACCCTTGAATATGGTACAGATGGTGTACTCCTCTGTCCAAGGGACACCTCCCAGATAAGGAAGGTTTCAGAACTCATTGAGAGAATAGACTCCGAGAGATACCAGATGAAACCTGCAACTGTAACACGGGTTGAAGCTGTGGGCTCCGGTGACAGGGTATGTGTTGACACATGCTCCATGATGAGCCCTGGTGAGGGAATGCTAATTGGATCCTACTCCCGTGGAATGTTCCTTGTGCACAGTGAATCACTGGAGAGTGAATACGTTGCATCAAGACCCTTCAGAGTCAATGCAGGACCTGTACACGCTTACGTAATGACCCCTGGAAACAGAACACGCTACCTATCTGAAATAGAAACAGGTGACGAAGTTTTAACAGTTGATAAGGAAGGAAACACCAAAACAACAGTTGTTGGCAGGGTCAAAATTGAAAAAAGGCCATTGATGCTCATTGAAGCAGAGTACGAGGGAGTGGTGCTTAGGACCATCCTGCAGAACGCCGAAACAATACGCCTTGTTGGAGAGGATGGAAAGCCAATATCAGTTGCAGACCTTAAGAAGGGTGACAAGGTAATGGTGTACCTTGACGAGAGTGCAAGACACTTTGGAATGGCGATAGATGAAACCATAATTGAGAAGTGAAACCCGGTTTTTTGACTTCTTCATCCCT is a genomic window of Methanobacterium congolense containing:
- a CDS encoding 3-dehydroquinate synthase II, whose translation is MKFAWIMVEGTNWDRKKEAITTALESGIDHIVDFTDVEKIQKLGNVTIISDVEGADVVMVGRNGEGDGTLIIPDDLSQSKDLAAITSFKRKGKKVAAYVEITSKKHEELASYLGRTADYLILLGKDWTVIPLENIIADLQKEDVKLIAAVSDYDEAKVALETLEYGTDGVLLCPRDTSQIRKVSELIERIDSERYQMKPATVTRVEAVGSGDRVCVDTCSMMSPGEGMLIGSYSRGMFLVHSESLESEYVASRPFRVNAGPVHAYVMTPGNRTRYLSEIETGDEVLTVDKEGNTKTTVVGRVKIEKRPLMLIEAEYEGVVLRTILQNAETIRLVGEDGKPISVADLKKGDKVMVYLDESARHFGMAIDETIIEK